The Agromyces mariniharenae sequence TCGCCCACCCAGGGCAGCGACCCCGCACCCACGCCCACGCCTCAGGACGACACGGTCGACGACGACCTGTCTCCCAACGGAGGCTCGTTCTGAACGGGCGGCACCCCTGCGGTCCGTTCACGGGCGCGGCGAGATCGGAGACGACTCGCCGCGCTCGTTCGCGTGCCGGGCGGTGCCGGTAGGGTGCCGCACATGGGGCACGCCACGGATGCCGCGAGCGACACGGATCCCGCAGCCCTCACCGCCGAGGCGGTGCAGGAGGCCCTCGCCCGACTCGCCTCCCCCGAGCGGGCCGCGGGCTCGGCGCGGTTCTTCAAGACGGGGCCGGGCCAGTACGGCGAGGGCGACGTCTTCATCGGCGTGACGGTGCCCGACACGCGTACCGTGGTCGCCCGCTTCGCGGCCCTGCCGCCGCACGAGGTCTCCCGACTGCTGGCGAGCGACGTCCACGAGCACCGCCTCGCCGCGCTCCTCATCATGGTGCGGCGGTTCCAGGTCGCCGGAAGGCCCCGAACCCGCGACGATGCGGAGCGCGCCGCACTCCACGCGGCCTACCTGCACGCGGTGCACGCAGGGCGCGTGAACAACTGGGACCTCGTCGACAGCTCGGCGGAATGGCTGGTCGGGGAGGTGCTCGTGGACGCCCGACGGGGCGACGACCCGTTGCTCGACCGGCTCGCGGTATCCGCCTCGCTGTGGGAGCGCCGGGTCGCCGTGCTCGCGACCTTCGCGTTCATCAAGGCCGGCGACGGGGCGCCGACGCTGCGGCTTTCGGCCCGGCTCCTCGACGATCGAGAGGACCTCATGCACAAGGCGGTCGGCTGGATGCTGCGCGAGGTCGGCAAGCGCGTCGACCGCGGCGCGCTCACCGCCTTCCTCGACGAGTACGCCCCGCGGATGCCGCGCACCATGCTGTCGTACGCGACCGAGCACCTGTCCCCCGAGGACCGGCTCGCGTATCGCGCGATGCGCCGCGCCGTATGACGTCGGATCACGGTTGCGTCACCCGGTGACGACTCGCCCGTCGTCGGTCGTTGACAGCCGTTCGGCGCGCTGCCAGTATGCGGAACGGCCATTCGTCCACCAAGATCGCGAGGAACGCTCACATGACTGATTCAGTACCTCCCCCGGCTTCGCAGCCCGAGCCCACTCCGGCCGCGACGCCGGCGCCGGCTCCGGCCCCTCCCGCTCCCGCTCCCGCTGCCGCCGCGGCTCCCGCGCCGGCGACCGGGGAGAAGTGGAACGTCCTGTCGATCGTCGCGTTCGTGATCGTCTTCCTCGGCTTCAGCCTGATCTCGATCATCCTGGGCTTCATCGGCCTCAACCAGATCAAGAAGACCGGCGAGCGCGGCCGGGGCCTCGCCCTCTGGGCGATCGTCCTCGGCTTCGTGTCGATCATCATCGGCATCATCTTCTGGATCGTCTTCGCCACGGCGCTCATGGCGAACTCGACGGTCACCGTCAACTAGCCGCACGGCATCGACGCGGGAGTCCCCGTCACCGGCTCCGAGGAGTCGGCGGCGGGGACTCCGTCTGTCTGGGGCTGTTCGCGGTGCCCCGATCTGGGCCGTTGACACCCCTGAGGCGCTGCTGCCACGATGCAGGTCAGGGACCGTCATCCATCACGCAGTGGGGGGCCACATGTCCGGATCCGCTCTTCCGCCCGAGTACGACTACGACCAGCCGCCGGCACCCGCCTCGACCGGCAAGTGGAACGTGCTCTCGATCGTCGCGTTCGTGATCTCGCTCCTCGGGTTCAACATCATCGCGGTCATCCTCGGCTTCATCGCCCTCAACCAGGTGGGCAAGAGCGGCGATCGCGGCAAGGGCTTCGCCAACGCGGCGATCATCATCGGCCTGGTCACGATCATCCTCGGCTTCATCTGGGGCTTCTTCTTCCTCGCCGGCGTCTCCGCGAACGCGTAGCGGCGACCGCCGGCCGACGCATCCGAGGCCCGCCCTGCGCGAGTGCGCGGGACGGGCCTCGGGTGCGATGGGTGGGACTCAGCCCACGGATGCCCCGGCCCCGACGGGTTCGGCCGGGCCCGCCGCCGTCGGCGCCGCCATGTCGGCCGTCGTCGCAGGCTCCGACGCCGCCGCGGCCTTCGCGGCGCGACCCTGCGGGCAGCAGCATGGCGACGAGCGCGGATGCCACGAGCACGGCCGCGCCCACGAGCACCGCCGGCTGGGCGCCCACCGCGTAGTCGGTCGGCGTGAGCTCGCCGCCCGCGCCCGTGAACACGGCGGTCGACACCGCGATGCCGAGCGCGACACCCACCTCGCGCAGCATCGAGTTGGTGCCGCTCGCCTTGGCGTGGTCGTCGGGCACCATGGTGGCCAGCACCGCCGTCGACGATGGGGCGAACACCAGCCCCATGCCGACGCCGGCGATCACGAACGGCGCGATGTAGGTGGAGTACTCGACCGAGGCGTCGAGCAGGCCCGAGAGCCAGAACAGCGCGCCGCCGAGCAGCAGCAGGCCCGACACGATGAGGGCGCGCGTCCCGACGCGAGGCGCGATGAAGCCCGCGAGCGGGGCGACCACCATCGGAGCGAGCGTCCACGGCGAGGTCTGCAGCGCCGCCTCGAGCGGCGTCGCGCCCTGCACCACCTGCAGGAACTGGATCAGGATGAAGATCGATCCGAACGCGCCGAAGCTGAACCCGAAGCCGGCGAGGTTCGCCACCGAGAAGCTCCGGTCGCGGAAGAGCCGCAGCGGCAGGAGCGGCGCCGTGGCGCGGGACTCCCACGCGACGAACGCGGCGAGCAGCACGCCGCCGGCGATCAGGCTGCCGAGCACCTCGAGGCTGTCCCACCCGGCCTCGTTGCCCCGGACGATGCCGTAGACGAGGGCGAGCAGGCCGACGCCCGAGAGCACGAGCCCGACCACGTCGGCCCGGAGGCGCGCACCGAAGCTGTTCGGCAGCGCGAGCAGCGCGAGCGCGACCGAGACGACCCCGACGGGCACGTTGATCCAGAAGATCGCCTGCCAGGCCCAGCCCTCGAGCACGGCGCCGCCGATGAGCGGGCCGGTCGCGACGCCGAGGCCGGCGACGCCGCCCCAGATGCCGATGGCGAGGGGCCGCTTGGCGACCGGCACGTTGCCGGCGAGGAGCGTGAGGGAGAGCGGCATGATCGCCGCGGCGCCGAAGCCCTGCAGCGCGCGGGCGGTGATGAGCTGGCCGGGGTCGGCGGCGAGGGCGGCGAACGCCGAGCTCAGCGTGAAGACGACGATGCCGACGAGGAACAGCGTGCGGCGCCCGTAGCGGTCGCCGAGCGCGACGGCCATGAGGATCGAGCTCGCGAAGGCGAGCGTGTAGGCGTTCATGAACCACTGCAGCTCCTCGACGGATGCCCCGAACTCGGCGTGCAGCACGGGCAGCGCGTTCGTCATCACGAGGTTGTCGAGGGTGGCCATGAACATCGGCAGCGCGGTCGCTACGAGGACGAGCCAGAGCGGGCTCGGCCGGCGGCCGGCGGCGGACCGCGTGCGCGGCCCGGGTGCGGCATCGAGGACGGTGGACACGTCGGCTCCTTGAAGTTGTTATCGGATGATTACTTGGACTGTAGTAATCGACTGATAACATGTCAAGCATGACGATCCAGGATGTCGCGCCGGCCGCTCGCATGAAGGCCGCCGACCGTCGGGAGCTGATCCTCGCGGCGGCCACGGCCGTGTTCGGCGCCAAGACCTACGTGGGCACCACGACCGACGAGGTCGCCCGCGCCGCCGGCGTGAGCCAGCCCTACGTCGTGCGGCTGTTCGGCACCAAGGAGAAGCTGTTCATCGCGGTCATCGAGCGCGCCTACGCGCGCCTCATCGACGAGTTCCGCCGTGCGCTCCCGGGCGACGTCGAGGGTCGGGCGGGCCGGATGGGCAGCGCGTACACGGGCCTGCTCGCCGAGCGCGGCATGCTCCCGGTCATCGCCAACTCGACGGCGCTCGGGGGCGAGCCCGAGATCGGGCGAGTGGCCCGCGCCGGCTTCAGCGACATCTGGCGCTTCATTCGCGACGAGGCGGGCTTCTCGGCGGAGGAGACCCGCGAGTTCATGGCGACCGGCATGCTCATCAACGCCATCGTCGGACTGCGGCTCACCGGCGACTACGGCAACGAGGTCTCGGCCACCGAAGTGCTCGAGGCGTGCTTCCCCGACGCCGTCGAGAAGGTCCGTGCGTTCCTCCCCGAGATCGGCGAGCCCTGGTGAGCGGCGGCGACTAGCGCGTCGACCGCAGCAGCGAGATTCCGTACGCGGTGATCCACGCGAACCCGAGCGCGACGCCCACGAACAGCCGCACGCTCATCCCGGGCCCGAACGGCAGGCAGAGCAGCAGGCACGCCACGCCGATCACGCGCGACCAGATCGCCGCCGCGCGGTGCCCCTCCCACGTGAGCCGTCGCGCGACGACCCACGTGACGGCGACGAGCGCGAGGAACGCGAGCGGTGCGGCGAACGCGTGCACCGTCCCGTGGAACGTCCACTCGGTCGGATACCCGTCGGGCGTGCCGATCGGGAACCCGAGGGCCGGGTCGGCGGTGAAGGCGCCCCCGAGTACGAGGCCGACGCCGTAGAGCGCGAACAGCACGGGCGCCCAGATCCGGCCGGGGCCGTCGCCGAGGCTCCGGCGGGTGCCCACGGCGAACGCGAGCATGAGCACGCCCGCGACGACGAAGTTCGCGATCTGGATCCAGCCGAGCTCGCCGAGCGAGAGCAGGCTGAGCGGATGCCGCGTCAGGTCGAAGCCCTCGCGCGTGAGCACCTGCACGAGGCCCACGGCGACGAAGAGCGGGCCCGCGACCACGCCCGCCGTGACGAGGGCGCGGGTCGCGGGATCGCCGGCGTGCGCCGGCCGGCGGCCCGCGGTACTCGGGGCGACTCGGGTGGTCGCGGTGTCGGTGCGGATGTCCATGGCGTCGTTCCTTCCGGTCGTGACCCGGTCGATCGGGTCGTTCACCATGGCGTCGCGGCGCGGCATCCGTTCTCGACATCGATCTCGGAATTCTTCGGACGCATGTCGAGAACGGCGTCGAGCCGCCGACGCTATCGTGAGGGCGAGCCGACCGAGCACGCCGCACCCAGGAGGGATCCCATGCGCTACATGTGCCTGATGAAGTCCAGCGAGTCGAACGGCGAGACGCCCCCAGCCGTCTACGAGGCGATGGCGGAGTACGACCGCTGGGGCCGGGCGAACGGCGTGCTGATCGACAGCCAGGGGCTGCTGCCCAGCGACGCCGGCGCGATCGTCTCGCTCGTCGACGGGAACATCAAGGCCGTCGACGGTCCGTTCACCGAGGCGAAGGAGCTCGTCGGCGGCTACGCGGTCATCGAGGTCCGCTCGTACGACGAGGCGCTCGAGCTCGGCCGCCGGCTGATGCAGATCCACAAGGACAACTGGCCCGGCTTCGAGGGCAGCGTCGAGATCCGGCAGATCGCCGAGTTCTGACGCTTGCACCCGCGCGGCGCGCGTGGTCTCATGCTCGCGTGGGCGACGAGACGACGCGCGCCGCGATCGAGGCGGTCTGGCGGCTGGAGTCGACGCGGCTCATCGCGGCGCTCGTGCGCATCGTGCGCGACGTGGGCCTCGCCGAGGACGTCGCGCAGGACGCCATCGTGGCCGCGCTCGCGCAGTGGCCGGCCTCCGGCATCCCCGCCAACCCGGGCGCGTGGCTCATGACCACGGCGAAGCGTCGCGCCGTCGACGCGTTCCGCGCCCGCGCCAAGCACGACGCGGCCGCGGCGGCGCTCGCGCGCGAGCTCTCGGAGTCGGTCGACGAGGACCCCGGCGCCGGCATCGACCACGTCGAGGACGACGTGCTGCGCCTCATGTTCATCTGCTGCCACCCGGCGCTCACGCCGGAGGCGCAGTCCACCCTCACCCTGAAGCTCGTCGCCGGGCTCTCGACGCGCGAGATCGCGCGGGCGTACCTCGCCCCCGAGGCGACCATCGCGCAGCGGGTCTCGCGGGCCAAGCGCACGCTCGCCGAGACAGGCGCCGCGATCGAGGAGCCGTCGGGGCCCGAGCGGGCCGATCGCCTCGAGACCGTGCTCGGCGTCGTCTACCTGCTCTTCAACGAGGGCTACTCCGCCACCGAGGGCGACGACTGGATGCGCCCGGCGCTCTGCGACGAGGCCGTGCGGCTCGGCCGCATCCTCACGGCGCTCGTGCCCGACGACCCCGAGGTGCACGGCCTGGCCGCGCTCATGGAGCTGCAGTCGTCGCGCCTCGCCGCGCGAGCCGGTCCCGGCGGGGAGCCGATCCTGCTCGACGCGCAGGACCGCCGGCGGTGGGATGCCACGCGCATCCGCCGCGGGCGCGACGCCCTCGCCCGCGCCGACGCCCTCCTCGCCACCGCCGGCCCCGACGCCGAGGCGGGCCCGTACGCGCTGCAGGCGGCGATCGCCGCGGAGCATGCGCGCGCGGCATCCGTCGACGGCACCGACTGGGACCGCGTCGCCGAGCTCTACGAGCAGCTCGGGCGCCGCACCGGCTCGCCCGTCGCCGAGCTCAACCGGGCGGTGGCGCTCGGGCGGGCGCGCGGACCGGCCGCCGGGCTCGCGCTGCTCGACCAGCTCGACGACGTGCCCGCGCTGCGCGGATACCACCTCGTGCCGAGCGTGCGCGGCGATCTCTACGAGCGGCAGGGCCGCGGCGCCGAGGCGGCCGCGGAGTTCGAGCGCGCGGCGTCGATGACCGCGAACGAGCGCGAGCGGCAGCTGCTGCTGCGCCGGGCGGATGCCGCGCGGGGTTCGGGCTAGAGCAGCTTCTGCTTGTGCATCGACGCGGTCTCGTAGCCGAGCTCGTCGTAGAGGCGGATCGCCGGCGTGTTGTAGGCGAACACGTTGAGCCGGATCGACGCCGCGCCCTGCGACCGGGCGACGTCCTCGGCGAGGAGCATGGTCGCGCGACCGATCCCGCGGCCGCGGAACCGCTCGTGCACGGCGACGTCCCACACCCACCAGCTCGACGCGTCGCTCGACGGCCCGATCCAGAGCCAGCCGGCGTCCTCGCCGTCGACCTCGACCGTGAACAGGAAGTGGCCGGCGACCAGGCGCCCGCCGGGGAAGAACTGCTGCTCCGAGAGCTTCCGCGCCTCCGCCGCCTGCTCGGGCGTGTCGCCCGCGCGCATCCGCGCCGCCTCGTAGGCGGCCATCGCGATCGGCAGCCATGCGGCGGTCGCTTCGTCGGACTTCGGGACGAGTCGGATGTCGGGAGTCGTCATCCGCCCATGCTCGCACGCACCGCCGCCGCATCGTTGAACCGATCGGTTCAGTGTTGTACGCTGCAGGCATGGCAGCCGGACCGCACACGGTGGACGAGTACCTCGCCACCTTCCCCGACGACGTGCGCGACGTACTCGAGCAGGTGCGCGCCGCGATCCACGCCGGCGTGCCCGACGGCGAGGAGAAGGTGCGGTACGGCATCGCCGCGGTCATGCTCGGCGGGCGCTACGCCATCCACTTCGCCGGCTGGAAGCACCACGTCGGCCTCTACCCGGTGCCGCGGTTCGACGGCGCGCTCGAGGACGAGATCGCGCCGTTCCGCGCCAAGACCGACTCGGTGAACTTCTCCTACGCGAAGCCCGTGCCCTACGAGCTGATCACGCGCGTGTCGGCCCAGATCGTCCGGCAGCGACGCGAGGCCGAGGCGTCCGGCGACTGACGTCCGGCCCACGGCGACCGCGCGCGACCGCGTGCGGCGCGTGCATCCGCGTGCGCGAAGATGGACCGATGACGAGAACGGTGCAGGGCGCGAAGGTGCTCATCACGGGCGCGGCGGGCGGCATGGGACGCATGTACGCCGAGCGCGCGGTGGTCGAGCACGCGGCATCCGTCACCCTGTGGGACCGCGACGCGGCGGCCCTGGCGCGCACTGCCGACGAGCTCGGCGCGCTCTCGCGCGGACGCACCGCCGTGCGATCGTACGTCGTCGACGTGGGCGACCTGGGCGCGATCGCGAAGACCGCCCAGCGCGTGCGGCGCGAGGTCGGCAATCCCGACGTGCTCATCAACAACGCCGGCATCGTGCGCGGCAACCGCTACTTCTGGGAGACCGACACCGGCGAGGACACGCGTCCGACCATGCAGGTGAACGCGCTCGCCCCGATGTACATCACGCGCGAGTTCATCCCCGGCATGATCGCGAACGCCTACCGGCCGTCGCGCATCGTGAACATCGCGTCGGCGGCGGGTACGCTCGCCAACCCGCGCATGGCCGTGTACGCCGCATCGAAGGCCGCGCTCATCGGGTGGAGCGACTCCCTGCGGCTCGAGCTCGAGCAGGCCGACCACGGCAACGTGAAGGTCACCACCGTGACGCCGAGCTACATCTCCACGGGCATGTTCGCTGGCGCGAAGGGGCCGTTGCTCGCGCCGGTCCTCGAGCCAGAGGTCGTGGTCGACCGGGTGTGGCGGGCGATGCTCGCCGGCTCGCCGCTCGTCGAGCTGCCCTGGAGCGTCGGACTCTCCCGCGCGCTGCGCGGCATCCTGCCGACCCGGGTCTTCGACCGGATCATCGGCGACGGGTTCGGCGTCTACCGCTCGATGGAGCGGTTCACCGGGCGGCGCTGACCCTCAGTGGAGCGCACGCGCACCGGCACCGGGCGCGAACGGAGCCGCTGCGCGACGACGCCGAACAGCATCGGCACGGCGAGGCCGGCGGCGCAGATCGCGATCAGGAGTTCCGTGGTCATGCCGAGACCGTACGCGCGCAAGCTGGGCGTCGGCCGCGAATCGCCGGGGCACGGGCCGAGGGCGGCGCGCCGGCCGAGCGGCGACGGATGCCGCGACTCGCGTCAGTCGCCGCCGCCGTTGCCGCTGTTCCCGTTGCCGTTGTTGCCGTTGTTGTTCCCCGGTCCCTTGTTGGGGTTGTCCTCGCCGGGGTCGGGATCGTCGTCGCCCTCCTGCGTGGGCTCCGTCGTGGGCTCGGGCGCCGGTGTGGTGGCCACGTCGGCCGCCTCGAGGTCGGCGCGAACGACGTCCATGGCCGTGAGGATCTCGGCCTCGCGCGCGGCGTCGATGCTGCCGTTCTCGGCGGCCGTGGCGACGTCGCGCTCGAGCAGGGCGAGCTCGGCGAGGGCGCCGGCGTAGTCGCCGGCCGCGGCGCGCTCGGAGATCTGCACGACCGAGGCGTGCATGGCGGCCGCGGTGTTCTCACTCGAGGCCGCGCAGGAGGACAGGCCGAGGACGAGCCCCGCCGCGAGCATCGCCGCGGGCAGGGCCGTTCGCCGACGGAGCTTCGCGATTCGCATCATCCGCCTCCCGTCACCGCCTGGTCGAGTTGCTCGAGGTGCACGCCGAGGTCACCGGGCACGGCGGGCAGCGGCTCGAGCTCGGGCGCCGCCGTGGGTGCGCTGAGCGCGCCGATGATGATCCAGGCGGCGACGCCCAGCACCGCGAGGAGCAGCCCGATCGCGATGAGCGGGCGTACCCAGTTGCGCTCGCGGTCGCCGGTGGCGCGGGCCTGTGCGCGCAGCTGGGACCTCGAGGAGGCGGCCTCGGCATCGGGCCTGGCCGCGGCGGGCGTGGCGAAGAACGAGCGGTCGGGCGTGGGCAGCACGCGCGTGGCGGCGGTGGCGTCCGCCGCGTCGCCGGGGGTCGTGACGGCGGGCGTGACGGCCACCGTGTCGTCGGAGGTCGGTGCGGCGGGCGTGACCGCCACCGTGTCGGGCCCCGCGGCATCCGTGAAGGCGAGCGTCGGCGCCGTGGCACCGGGGTCGTCGGACGCCGCGGTGTCGAGCTGCGTGGCGGCCACGGCGACCTCGAGTGCGGTCGGCCGGTCGGCGGGCTCGCGCGCGGTCATCGTGCGCAGCAGCGCGACCCAGTCGGGGCCGAGCGATTCGGGGATGTCGGGATCGCGTGCCAGTCGCGCGCTCGCGGCCTCGACGGCCGGGCCGGGGAACGCGGTCACGCCCGTGCGCGCCTCGAGCACGAGCAGGCCGAGCGAGTAGACGTCGGCGGCGGGTGTCGGCGGGCGGCCGTTCACCTGCTCGGGGCTGAGGTAGCCGGGCGTGCCGACGAGGAGTCCGGTGCGGGTGAGGCGCGCGTCGTCGATGAGCCGGGCGATGCCGAAGTCGGCCAGCTTGGCGTTCCACGTGCGGGTGGGCAGGTGCGCGGGCTCGAGGAGGACGTTCGCGGGCTTCACGTCGCGGTGCACGATGCCGCGGTCGTGGATCACGTGCAGCCCCTCGGCGAGGTCGGCGAGCAGGCCTGCGGCATCCGCCGGGCTCAGGGGGCCGAGCTTCAGGGCCTCGCGCAGGTCGCGACCCTCGACGAGCTCCATGACGAGGAACTCGCGACCGGTCTCGTCGTCGCGCGCCGCGTCGTACAACCGCACCAGCGCGCGATGCGCGAGGCTCGCGAGCAGCGCGGTCTCGCTGCGGCGCCGCTCGGCGTCGTCGATGCCCTCGGCGGCCTCGGCGAAGACCTTCACCGCCACGGGACGCCCCAGCGACAGGTCGACGCCGCGGTAGACGGTCGCCATGCCGCCGCGGCCGATGAGGTCGTCGACGCGGTAGCGGCCGCCGAGCGTGGCACCGGCGAAGGGGTCGCCCTTCACGCTGCTGGGGGTGGTCGTCACGCTTCCGAGGGTAACGGCCCCGCCTGAGAGCCGCCCAGCCTCCGGCGGGGATTGGCAGGCGGCATCCGCTCTGCTACGGCAAACGGCGGCCGGCGTCGGATGCCGCGGATGCTGCGGGCTCGTGCGGGCTCAGCCGAAGATCATCGGCTGGTCGTCGTCGGTCCGCGACAGGGCGAGATCGACGAGCACGGGCACGTGGTCGCTGGGCGCGGTGCCCTTGCGCTCGTTGCGGTGGATCGAGG is a genomic window containing:
- a CDS encoding DNA alkylation repair protein; the encoded protein is MGHATDAASDTDPAALTAEAVQEALARLASPERAAGSARFFKTGPGQYGEGDVFIGVTVPDTRTVVARFAALPPHEVSRLLASDVHEHRLAALLIMVRRFQVAGRPRTRDDAERAALHAAYLHAVHAGRVNNWDLVDSSAEWLVGEVLVDARRGDDPLLDRLAVSASLWERRVAVLATFAFIKAGDGAPTLRLSARLLDDREDLMHKAVGWMLREVGKRVDRGALTAFLDEYAPRMPRTMLSYATEHLSPEDRLAYRAMRRAV
- a CDS encoding DUF4190 domain-containing protein gives rise to the protein MTDSVPPPASQPEPTPAATPAPAPAPPAPAPAAAAAPAPATGEKWNVLSIVAFVIVFLGFSLISIILGFIGLNQIKKTGERGRGLALWAIVLGFVSIIIGIIFWIVFATALMANSTVTVN
- a CDS encoding DUF4190 domain-containing protein, which codes for MSGSALPPEYDYDQPPAPASTGKWNVLSIVAFVISLLGFNIIAVILGFIALNQVGKSGDRGKGFANAAIIIGLVTIILGFIWGFFFLAGVSANA
- a CDS encoding DHA2 family efflux MFS transporter permease subunit, which codes for MSTVLDAAPGPRTRSAAGRRPSPLWLVLVATALPMFMATLDNLVMTNALPVLHAEFGASVEELQWFMNAYTLAFASSILMAVALGDRYGRRTLFLVGIVVFTLSSAFAALAADPGQLITARALQGFGAAAIMPLSLTLLAGNVPVAKRPLAIGIWGGVAGLGVATGPLIGGAVLEGWAWQAIFWINVPVGVVSVALALLALPNSFGARLRADVVGLVLSGVGLLALVYGIVRGNEAGWDSLEVLGSLIAGGVLLAAFVAWESRATAPLLPLRLFRDRSFSVANLAGFGFSFGAFGSIFILIQFLQVVQGATPLEAALQTSPWTLAPMVVAPLAGFIAPRVGTRALIVSGLLLLGGALFWLSGLLDASVEYSTYIAPFVIAGVGMGLVFAPSSTAVLATMVPDDHAKASGTNSMLREVGVALGIAVSTAVFTGAGGELTPTDYAVGAQPAVLVGAAVLVASALVAMLLPAGSRREGRGGVGACDDGRHGGADGGGPGRTRRGRGIRGLSPTHRTRGPSRALAQGGPRMRRPAVAATRSRRRRRGRRSPR
- a CDS encoding TetR/AcrR family transcriptional regulator — protein: MTIQDVAPAARMKAADRRELILAAATAVFGAKTYVGTTTDEVARAAGVSQPYVVRLFGTKEKLFIAVIERAYARLIDEFRRALPGDVEGRAGRMGSAYTGLLAERGMLPVIANSTALGGEPEIGRVARAGFSDIWRFIRDEAGFSAEETREFMATGMLINAIVGLRLTGDYGNEVSATEVLEACFPDAVEKVRAFLPEIGEPW
- a CDS encoding DUF998 domain-containing protein — encoded protein: MDIRTDTATTRVAPSTAGRRPAHAGDPATRALVTAGVVAGPLFVAVGLVQVLTREGFDLTRHPLSLLSLGELGWIQIANFVVAGVLMLAFAVGTRRSLGDGPGRIWAPVLFALYGVGLVLGGAFTADPALGFPIGTPDGYPTEWTFHGTVHAFAAPLAFLALVAVTWVVARRLTWEGHRAAAIWSRVIGVACLLLCLPFGPGMSVRLFVGVALGFAWITAYGISLLRSTR
- a CDS encoding YciI family protein; its protein translation is MCLMKSSESNGETPPAVYEAMAEYDRWGRANGVLIDSQGLLPSDAGAIVSLVDGNIKAVDGPFTEAKELVGGYAVIEVRSYDEALELGRRLMQIHKDNWPGFEGSVEIRQIAEF
- a CDS encoding RNA polymerase sigma factor → MGDETTRAAIEAVWRLESTRLIAALVRIVRDVGLAEDVAQDAIVAALAQWPASGIPANPGAWLMTTAKRRAVDAFRARAKHDAAAAALARELSESVDEDPGAGIDHVEDDVLRLMFICCHPALTPEAQSTLTLKLVAGLSTREIARAYLAPEATIAQRVSRAKRTLAETGAAIEEPSGPERADRLETVLGVVYLLFNEGYSATEGDDWMRPALCDEAVRLGRILTALVPDDPEVHGLAALMELQSSRLAARAGPGGEPILLDAQDRRRWDATRIRRGRDALARADALLATAGPDAEAGPYALQAAIAAEHARAASVDGTDWDRVAELYEQLGRRTGSPVAELNRAVALGRARGPAAGLALLDQLDDVPALRGYHLVPSVRGDLYERQGRGAEAAAEFERAASMTANERERQLLLRRADAARGSG
- a CDS encoding GNAT family N-acetyltransferase — its product is MTTPDIRLVPKSDEATAAWLPIAMAAYEAARMRAGDTPEQAAEARKLSEQQFFPGGRLVAGHFLFTVEVDGEDAGWLWIGPSSDASSWWVWDVAVHERFRGRGIGRATMLLAEDVARSQGAASIRLNVFAYNTPAIRLYDELGYETASMHKQKLL
- a CDS encoding iron chaperone encodes the protein MAAGPHTVDEYLATFPDDVRDVLEQVRAAIHAGVPDGEEKVRYGIAAVMLGGRYAIHFAGWKHHVGLYPVPRFDGALEDEIAPFRAKTDSVNFSYAKPVPYELITRVSAQIVRQRREAEASGD
- a CDS encoding SDR family oxidoreductase, which gives rise to MTRTVQGAKVLITGAAGGMGRMYAERAVVEHAASVTLWDRDAAALARTADELGALSRGRTAVRSYVVDVGDLGAIAKTAQRVRREVGNPDVLINNAGIVRGNRYFWETDTGEDTRPTMQVNALAPMYITREFIPGMIANAYRPSRIVNIASAAGTLANPRMAVYAASKAALIGWSDSLRLELEQADHGNVKVTTVTPSYISTGMFAGAKGPLLAPVLEPEVVVDRVWRAMLAGSPLVELPWSVGLSRALRGILPTRVFDRIIGDGFGVYRSMERFTGRR
- a CDS encoding serine/threonine-protein kinase; translation: MTTTPSSVKGDPFAGATLGGRYRVDDLIGRGGMATVYRGVDLSLGRPVAVKVFAEAAEGIDDAERRRSETALLASLAHRALVRLYDAARDDETGREFLVMELVEGRDLREALKLGPLSPADAAGLLADLAEGLHVIHDRGIVHRDVKPANVLLEPAHLPTRTWNAKLADFGIARLIDDARLTRTGLLVGTPGYLSPEQVNGRPPTPAADVYSLGLLVLEARTGVTAFPGPAVEAASARLARDPDIPESLGPDWVALLRTMTAREPADRPTALEVAVAATQLDTAASDDPGATAPTLAFTDAAGPDTVAVTPAAPTSDDTVAVTPAVTTPGDAADATAATRVLPTPDRSFFATPAAARPDAEAASSRSQLRAQARATGDRERNWVRPLIAIGLLLAVLGVAAWIIIGALSAPTAAPELEPLPAVPGDLGVHLEQLDQAVTGGG